The Petrotoga sibirica DSM 13575 DNA segment GGCAGGTTCAGTGTTTTGACCCCTGTTGGTCTTTTATCAGCTTTGGCAAGCGGAATAGATATAATTGATCTATATAACGGTGCCAAGGAAATGCATCAAAGGGTTATTAATCCAAACATTTGGGAAAATCCCTCTGCTTTTAATGCCCTAGTCCATTATCTTTATTACCAGAAAGGTTACAATATTTCTGTAATGATGTCATACTCAAACAAATTATATCTACTAGCTGATTGGTACAGACAATTATGGGCAGAAAGCATTGGGAAAAAATACAATTTAAAAGGTGAAGTCGTGAACGTTGGTCAAACTCCAATAAAAGCATTAGGTACAACAGACCAACATTCCCAAGTTCAACTATATAACGAAGGGCCTTACGATAAGGTAATCACTTTCATACAATTAGAAAATTTCGAACGAAACATAAAAATCCCTAACATACACTGTGATCTTCCTGAGCTATCTTATCTGGGAGGTAAAAATCTTTCAGCCCTTTTGAATACAGAACTAGCTGGTACGGAATACGCTTTGACAGAAAACAATAGACCAAATCTCAAAGTTATTTTCCCTCAGATCAATCCCTTCAATGTGGGACAATTCATATTCGCATATGAATTTCAAACAGCAGTGATGGGAAGTCTATTAGAGATAAACCCCTATGACCAACCCGGTGTCGAATTAGGTAAAAAGGTTACTTATGCTATGATGGGAAGGAAAGGATACGAAGATTTCAACATCGAGGTAGAAAACAAACTTAAAAGCAAAAAACAGGTAACGATGTAAAAATGGTAATAGGAATTACAGGCCCTGCAGGATCTGGAAAAAGCACTGTATCAAAGATAATAAAAACAATATACAAAAATAAGGCATCCATAATCGATGTGGATAGGTTAGGACACGAGGTCTTAACCTATCTTTTTATTAAAGAGAAATTAAAAGAAAACTTTGGAGACGAAATATTTGACGATAATAACAATATTTCAAGATCCAAACTTGGAGAAATAGTTTTTTCAAATAAAGAAAAGTTAGAATTATTGAATCAGATTGTCCACCCAGAAATTCTTAAAAAAACTGAACAAATAGTGAGAAAAATTTCAAATAAAAATGATATAATAATTGTAGATGCAGCTTTGCTTTTCAAAATAGGAGTGGACAAATTATGTGATAAAATTATCTACGTAGATGCCCCAGAAGAATTACGTATTAAAAGGCTGTCAGAAAATCGCGGTATCCCCTTGGAGAGATCAAAAAATATCGTTGAATCACAAGATTACAAAGACTATAAACATTATGATTTTAAAATATGGAACGCTGGTAATTTTGATCAATTGTACAAAGAAATAGAAAAAATTATCCAAAACTTATGAGGAGGTGTTTGGAGTGAAGAAAGTTGTTACCATTCTTTTTACAATTTTACTTGTTTCTTTTGCTTTTTCTCAAGTCGAAATTGAGTTTTGGCACGCGATGGGTGGGCAACTGGGAGAGACGTTGAACTCCTTAGTCGATACCTTTAATAGGGAAAACCCAGATGTTCACGTCTCAGCTATCTATGTAGGGAACTACAGCGCTTTAAACCAAAAGTTACTTTCTACAATCACCGCTTACTCCCAAGGAAGTACTACAGACCTTCCGACTTTATCCCAAGCTTACGCAAACTGGACGGCAATGTACCTTTTTTCTGGTGTAGTGGAACCACTTAACGGATATATTGAAAATGATTCCGCGTTTAAGGATGCTTGGGATAATCAGATATTCCCTGTTCTAAAGGATATAGTTACTTGGGGAGACACTGTATACGGAATCCCATTCAACAAATCTGTTTATGTTTATTATTATAACCCTGATCTCTTTGATCTATTTGGAGTTAACCCCCCCAAAACTATGAATGAGTTGTTTGAAGTAAGTGAACTTTTAACAATGGATTTGGATATGGATGGAGAAACAGATCAATATGGATTAGGTGCGAGAAACTTTATCGACGATTTTCAGATATTTTTATATGCACATAACGTAACATTCTTAGAATACGTTGGTGACGGTAAATACAAGATTGTTTTACCTGAAGAAGAAACAAAAGAAGTTTTAAGATACATAAAGAACCTGAAAGATTCTGGATACGCCCTGTTCCAAAACGCATATTTGGATCCCCAGTTCGGCTCAGGAGAAATCGCTGCTTACATGGCAACTGTTGCAGGCTTAACTTATGCCGAAAAATCTTCCAGAGGGAAACACGGGGTTGCTTGGGCTCCATTGCCTTCTGTAGATGGTGTCCCTCGCTCACCTATAGCTGGAACAGATTTGATAATGTTTAATTGGGTAAGCCAAGAGCAAAAAGACGCAGCATGGAGATTCCTTAAATTTTTGATGGACCCCATTAACGTTGCATATTGGTCAATAAATACCGGATATGTTCCAATAAGAAGAGATGTTGAAGAAGTTCCACAGTGGAAAGCTCATACGGCAAGAGATGATAAACCAACTATTGCACTTAAAGAATTAGAAACCGCTATCCCAGATCCAAAACCTGCAGCATGGAACAATATAAGAGGTGACATCAGCACAGTATTTGCTAACTTCCTAAATGATATGGCCACAGTAGACGAGACATACGATGCTATTGTGAATACTTTAGAAACAGGATTAAAGGAGACAGGTGAATACGCTGAATAATAAATAATAATCATCAAAACCCCAGGTAGAATCAGAACCTGGGGTTTCATTTTGGTGGAGTTGATGGGATTCGAACCCACGACCTTTGCCTTGCGAAGGCAACGCGCTCCCGCTGCGCTACAACCCCTTCTTTTTATATTATATCAAAATTCATCAAAGAATTAAACTTCTTGTATAATTCCATCTCTAATTTGAATAATTCTATCAGCTCTTTTTGCAATATTCGAATCATGGGTAACTACCACAAGCGTTGTTCCCTTTTCTTTTCTTATTTCCTCCAAAAGGTTTATTATTATTTCACCATTTTCACTGTCAAGATTTCCAGTTGGCTCGTCAGCCCATATAACCTCTGGCGAATGTATTATAGCCCTTGCAATTGCAACTCTTTGTTGCTCTCCACCTGATAGCTCATAAGGGAATCTTTCTACTTTATTGTCAAGCTTAACTTTTTTTAAAACTTCGTAAGCCTTTTCTTTTGAGGTTTTATTCTTTTCTCCTAAGATTAACAAAGGCATTTGGACATTTTCTAAAACCGTTAAAACCGGAATTAGATTAAAAAATTGAAACACAAAGCCCATGTTTTTGGCTCTGAAGGAAGTCCGTTCTTCTTCTTTCAAATTTTGGAATGGAACCCCTTTAAAGTATATCTCGCCGCTTGTAGGATTATCTATTGCAGAAAGGCAATTAAGCAAGGTCGTTTTACCTGAACCTGAAGGTCCTAATATACCAATAAATTCACCTTTTTTAATCGTTAAGGTAATGTTCTTTAAAGCCTCTACTTTTACTCTTTTATCGTTGTACACTTTGTACAATTCGATCGCTTTTATCAAAGCACTATTTTTATTCTCAACTTCCATTATCCTATCTCCCTCAAACTATCTGCTGGTGTGATTTTAGTTATTAAAAACGAAGGTATCATCAAGGTTAGAAAAGTGATTAAATACACCATTCCAACTATTCCTACTACATTCAACAAAGGAAAATAAAAATCAACATTTCCTAAAAGATGAAAGATGGCGAAAACGATATCCTTTGCGACTAGGTAACCTCCAACAAGACCGATGAAAGCTCCTACGGAAACAATGCTGAAATTTTCAATGAGAAGCCCCTTAGTTATATCTTGTGAGCTTGAACCAATAGCCCTTAGAGTCCCGATTATTCTTTGGCGAATTATACATGACCTTACAGAGTACAGCGCCAGTCCTGAAAATCCACTAATCAATCCAAGATAAAGCATCCCCGTTGCAAGGGAAATTATACCATCGACTCCATTATAAATGTTTTGTAATTCCTCCTCTATAAAAATGGGGAAATCAAAAGTTGACATATATTTCTGTTTAATTTCATCTATATTTTCTTTAGGCACATTTCCTAAAAGTATATCGATACTTTTCACACTATTAGGTTTAGAAATTATATTTGTAACATATTTTACAGGAATTGTAATATCTTTTAAGTTAAAAAAACCCACAACATCATAAGAAACGTTAGATGCTCCACCTAAGGGCGTAATAGAAGAAAGTTTGCCCCTGACGTACTCTGGGACTTTTTCTTCATCACTAAATTTTCCATAAAGAACGGTATTTTTACTCTTTAGTTCCTCTCTCCAAACTGTTACTGATTCCGATGGAATTATCGCCGATTCAAGAAAAGTATTGTCTACAAAAGCTATAATCTGTGAGTTGATCATGGCAACTTGAACCTTAGTGGGCTTTTCTATTCCTTCATAAACCGCTATATCATCAGAAAAAAACAAGTTTTTTATAGGATTTGATACAACCAGAAAATTGTATCCAAATAATCCTTCTTTCATAGAAGTGTCAACAAACCTAACCAAATTCGCTGGTATGGAAGAAATAACAATCAAACCAAAAATAATTATACCAAACATCAAAGAAAGCATTAAAACTCTCACGGGGAATCTCTCTACATACGAAAATCCCAAAAGAAAAGGAACACTCTTCTTTGAGGAAAACACCTTAGAAAACCTTCTTAAAATTGGAATTATAGAAGTAAAAAAAAGAACGACGATGAAACCGAATAAAAAAGATCTTTGAAAAATAAAATTAAAAGTTAATACTCCTGAAGAGAGACCAAAATATGTTTTACTAAGTATCATAAGAAAAATGGATAACCCAACATTAAATAGAGGATTTTTGAATACAAATACTAAACCCAAGGAAATTAGTATTAATCCTGGGATTTCAAACTCATTTGCAAATGAAATCAGCAGAAAACCTGATATAATAAAAAGAATGGAAAACCACCCGTTAATACCATGAGGAACATATGCCTCCACATCCTTTTTCAAGGATTCTACGGGAAAATTGTTGGAAATATGTAACCCTTTAATCATAAAAATAACCAAGGGTATAATAATACCTATTAAAAAACCAAATATTATTGTTCTAACACTTAATTCATAAGGAACGGTTGTGAAACTTCCCAAAGTTTCGAAAGTTAGACCTGATACAATTTCACCAAGTTGATTTAACAGGACAGCTCCGAATTTCGCCCCCAAAAGGACTCCTATTATAGAAGATATCCCAAAATACAACAGGGCTTCCATAAAGAAAAGAAATAAGATCTTATACCTTTTAAAACCTAAAATCCTTAAAATACCTACCGTTTTTTCTTGCTCGTTTGCAAAATTATTCCCGAAAACTATAACTAATATTAAACCAGCCAATATTGAAAAAGAACTAAAGGCAAAAACAATATATCCCAGAATTTCATTTACTGGGGAATTTAAAAAATCTTCTTTTATATTATTAATCTCCAAATTTGAAGGAAGGGAAATATTAGAAATATCTACATTTTCAGATTCAACAAAATCTACATAAGCTTTTGAAGGAAAAACTGTATTGCCTTTGAAATCTGATACATTAACAAAAACCGATCCTGGATATTGCGCCATCTCTCCTCGATAATTCAAAAAACCCTTCTCACCAACATAGTTAATCTCTAAATTCTTTGAACCTCCAGGCATATGAATTGTAATGGTTTCTCCTTCGTTAAGTCCAAATTCTTTTGCTATCTCTTTAGATATAACTACTTTACCGGGGCTTAAATCAATATTTTGACCCACAAAGTTTGAAAGACATTCTTCTTTAACCGCAACAACCAGAACTTCTAAAAAACGTCCATTATGCTCTATTCTTCCCAAACTTTCTGAAACCGGTAGAATATTCTTTATTTGGGGATTGCTTTTTATATCGTCTAAAATCATTTGTGACAAAGGAAAAGAGAGAAAAAATGATGTCCTGTTATTAACAATAAAGGCATCTGCTTGACCAAAATTAACTTCCACTTGAGTTTTTCTATAGGAAACTATCGAATCATTAAGGGAAAGAGAAGAAACAGTTAATAAAGAAGGAATGATAGTCCCCAATACTAACAAAATACTTACTTGCCATCTCTTTAAAAAATTACGAAGGGCAAATTTCCAAAAAAACACTAAACCATCTCCCAAAACGCATTATTCGCTGTATAGTGTTATTTTATCAAATTACTTTCAAAAATACTAAGGTTTAACAAAAAATATATCAAAATTGATTACATAATAAAATGAGTTTGTGAACGTAGCAAAGTTTTTCACGGACATTTAATATTATCTAATGCGTGACATACAAAAGAATAAAAAAAGGGGTAAAATA contains these protein-coding regions:
- a CDS encoding ABC transporter substrate-binding protein, which encodes MKKVVTILFTILLVSFAFSQVEIEFWHAMGGQLGETLNSLVDTFNRENPDVHVSAIYVGNYSALNQKLLSTITAYSQGSTTDLPTLSQAYANWTAMYLFSGVVEPLNGYIENDSAFKDAWDNQIFPVLKDIVTWGDTVYGIPFNKSVYVYYYNPDLFDLFGVNPPKTMNELFEVSELLTMDLDMDGETDQYGLGARNFIDDFQIFLYAHNVTFLEYVGDGKYKIVLPEEETKEVLRYIKNLKDSGYALFQNAYLDPQFGSGEIAAYMATVAGLTYAEKSSRGKHGVAWAPLPSVDGVPRSPIAGTDLIMFNWVSQEQKDAAWRFLKFLMDPINVAYWSINTGYVPIRRDVEEVPQWKAHTARDDKPTIALKELETAIPDPKPAAWNNIRGDISTVFANFLNDMATVDETYDAIVNTLETGLKETGEYAE
- a CDS encoding glucose-6-phosphate isomerase, with the translated sequence MNGIKFDFSNVIHPNIENGLTEEEINQHANRIQDIVEMIKQKNPGFLSLPFTRVYIDRVLDLKTWVQSFESVVVLGIGGSALGNQALQTALNPLNYNVLSKEIRKTPKIFILDNVDPDFIASVLDQIDPKTTLFNVISKSGTTAEAMANYLVARGIVEGFGLDPKEHFLFTTDPEKGILKKIAEEEGIKTLDIPPSIGGRFSVLTPVGLLSALASGIDIIDLYNGAKEMHQRVINPNIWENPSAFNALVHYLYYQKGYNISVMMSYSNKLYLLADWYRQLWAESIGKKYNLKGEVVNVGQTPIKALGTTDQHSQVQLYNEGPYDKVITFIQLENFERNIKIPNIHCDLPELSYLGGKNLSALLNTELAGTEYALTENNRPNLKVIFPQINPFNVGQFIFAYEFQTAVMGSLLEINPYDQPGVELGKKVTYAMMGRKGYEDFNIEVENKLKSKKQVTM
- a CDS encoding ABC transporter ATP-binding protein produces the protein MEVENKNSALIKAIELYKVYNDKRVKVEALKNITLTIKKGEFIGILGPSGSGKTTLLNCLSAIDNPTSGEIYFKGVPFQNLKEEERTSFRAKNMGFVFQFFNLIPVLTVLENVQMPLLILGEKNKTSKEKAYEVLKKVKLDNKVERFPYELSGGEQQRVAIARAIIHSPEVIWADEPTGNLDSENGEIIINLLEEIRKEKGTTLVVVTHDSNIAKRADRIIQIRDGIIQEV
- a CDS encoding ABC transporter permease; protein product: MFFWKFALRNFLKRWQVSILLVLGTIIPSLLTVSSLSLNDSIVSYRKTQVEVNFGQADAFIVNNRTSFFLSFPLSQMILDDIKSNPQIKNILPVSESLGRIEHNGRFLEVLVVAVKEECLSNFVGQNIDLSPGKVVISKEIAKEFGLNEGETITIHMPGGSKNLEINYVGEKGFLNYRGEMAQYPGSVFVNVSDFKGNTVFPSKAYVDFVESENVDISNISLPSNLEINNIKEDFLNSPVNEILGYIVFAFSSFSILAGLILVIVFGNNFANEQEKTVGILRILGFKRYKILFLFFMEALLYFGISSIIGVLLGAKFGAVLLNQLGEIVSGLTFETLGSFTTVPYELSVRTIIFGFLIGIIIPLVIFMIKGLHISNNFPVESLKKDVEAYVPHGINGWFSILFIISGFLLISFANEFEIPGLILISLGLVFVFKNPLFNVGLSIFLMILSKTYFGLSSGVLTFNFIFQRSFLFGFIVVLFFTSIIPILRRFSKVFSSKKSVPFLLGFSYVERFPVRVLMLSLMFGIIIFGLIVISSIPANLVRFVDTSMKEGLFGYNFLVVSNPIKNLFFSDDIAVYEGIEKPTKVQVAMINSQIIAFVDNTFLESAIIPSESVTVWREELKSKNTVLYGKFSDEEKVPEYVRGKLSSITPLGGASNVSYDVVGFFNLKDITIPVKYVTNIISKPNSVKSIDILLGNVPKENIDEIKQKYMSTFDFPIFIEEELQNIYNGVDGIISLATGMLYLGLISGFSGLALYSVRSCIIRQRIIGTLRAIGSSSQDITKGLLIENFSIVSVGAFIGLVGGYLVAKDIVFAIFHLLGNVDFYFPLLNVVGIVGMVYLITFLTLMIPSFLITKITPADSLREIG
- the coaE gene encoding dephospho-CoA kinase (Dephospho-CoA kinase (CoaE) performs the final step in coenzyme A biosynthesis.); this encodes MVIGITGPAGSGKSTVSKIIKTIYKNKASIIDVDRLGHEVLTYLFIKEKLKENFGDEIFDDNNNISRSKLGEIVFSNKEKLELLNQIVHPEILKKTEQIVRKISNKNDIIIVDAALLFKIGVDKLCDKIIYVDAPEELRIKRLSENRGIPLERSKNIVESQDYKDYKHYDFKIWNAGNFDQLYKEIEKIIQNL